One window of Vibrio atlanticus genomic DNA carries:
- the glgC gene encoding glucose-1-phosphate adenylyltransferase, with product MQDTLTIVLAGGVGSRLSPLTDNRAKPAVPFGGKYRIIDFTLANCLHSGLRQILVLTQYKSHSLQKHLRDGWSVLNPELGEYITNVPPQMRTGDSWYSGTADAIYQNLYLLSRSEAKHVVVLSGDHIYRMDYAPMLKQHKKNEADLTVACMEVSIDEAKEFGVMEIDESLEINNFTEKPRYPASVPGRPTRSMASMGIYIFDKEVLTQALLADAEDPNSSHDFGKDIIPKLVGNNSVYAYKFGDEEGRVTQDAYWRDVGTIDSYYQSNMDLLKPASPIDLYQPDWAIRTYEPQLPPARTIASVEGNQGIFINSMIANGVVIEGGSAQNSIFFPKVKVSNAAIVIDSILFEDVEIGKNCHIQNCIIDKNVKVPDGTQIGIDNLADAKRFHISKQGVIVVPSSYQFEE from the coding sequence ATGCAAGACACTCTAACAATCGTTCTGGCCGGCGGTGTAGGCTCTCGGCTTTCTCCCCTTACCGATAACCGTGCAAAACCTGCGGTACCTTTTGGCGGTAAATATCGAATCATCGATTTCACGCTCGCGAACTGCTTACACTCTGGGCTGCGCCAAATTTTGGTGCTGACTCAGTACAAGTCTCACTCTTTACAAAAACATTTAAGAGATGGTTGGTCGGTGCTTAACCCCGAGCTCGGCGAATACATCACCAATGTCCCCCCACAAATGCGTACAGGTGATAGTTGGTATAGCGGTACTGCCGATGCGATTTATCAAAACTTGTATCTGCTTTCTCGTAGCGAAGCTAAGCATGTAGTGGTGTTATCAGGCGACCATATCTATCGCATGGATTACGCGCCAATGCTCAAGCAACATAAAAAGAACGAGGCCGATCTAACCGTAGCGTGCATGGAGGTTTCGATTGATGAAGCCAAAGAATTTGGTGTGATGGAGATAGATGAATCTCTAGAGATCAATAACTTTACCGAAAAGCCACGCTACCCCGCCAGCGTGCCCGGTAGACCGACCCGAAGCATGGCTTCAATGGGGATTTACATCTTTGATAAGGAAGTTCTGACTCAAGCACTACTGGCGGATGCCGAAGATCCGAATTCAAGCCATGATTTCGGTAAAGACATTATTCCTAAATTGGTCGGCAACAACAGTGTTTACGCGTATAAGTTTGGCGACGAAGAAGGCCGAGTGACCCAAGATGCGTACTGGAGAGATGTGGGTACCATCGACTCTTACTACCAGTCTAATATGGATCTGTTAAAGCCAGCCTCACCTATAGATTTATACCAACCAGATTGGGCAATTCGCACCTACGAGCCACAACTGCCACCTGCACGCACCATTGCTTCTGTAGAAGGAAACCAAGGAATATTCATCAACTCGATGATAGCGAATGGCGTAGTGATCGAAGGCGGCTCTGCGCAAAACTCTATCTTCTTTCCTAAAGTGAAAGTCAGTAATGCCGCGATTGTGATTGATAGTATTCTGTTTGAAGATGTTGAGATTGGGAAAAATTGCCACATACAAAACTGCATCATAGATAAGAACGTCAAAGTGCCAGATGGCACCCAAATCGGTATTGATAACCTTGCCGACGCTAAACGCTTT
- a CDS encoding TAXI family TRAP transporter solute-binding subunit: MIVLKRNLLVALLAILPTMASAENYSIGTGGQSGIYYPFGGALAKVWSENVQDVNAKAEVTAASVENTIKVVRGDMIAGIAMGNVVLDAYNGEGKFPKKMPVKTLFALYPNLVHTITLKNSGIDSLSQLKGKRVSLGAPASGTAVTSAALLESMGIDVKKDIDAVYLNYSETTNALANGQIDVGFIVGGQGVGAVTQIALTHDVKVISISEEESANFMRQYPAYSAYDIPAGVYNKVDPVSTLSVWNVLVVNANMSDDMAYNLTKAAFENIGDIRKVVKMAEMTTPENASRLQGVPIHAGAQKYLDSVSK, translated from the coding sequence ATGATTGTGCTTAAACGTAACTTATTAGTAGCTTTACTCGCGATTCTGCCTACGATGGCAAGTGCAGAAAACTATTCAATCGGTACAGGCGGTCAAAGTGGTATCTATTACCCATTTGGTGGCGCATTAGCTAAAGTCTGGTCTGAAAACGTACAGGATGTGAATGCAAAAGCAGAAGTGACAGCAGCGTCTGTCGAGAACACCATCAAGGTTGTACGTGGCGATATGATCGCCGGGATTGCAATGGGTAACGTGGTTCTGGATGCCTACAATGGCGAAGGTAAATTTCCTAAGAAAATGCCAGTGAAAACGCTGTTTGCTCTATATCCAAATCTAGTTCATACCATCACTCTTAAAAACTCTGGTATTGATTCATTATCGCAACTCAAAGGTAAACGTGTTTCCCTTGGGGCCCCTGCTAGTGGTACGGCAGTAACATCTGCAGCACTACTTGAGTCGATGGGTATTGATGTGAAAAAAGATATTGATGCGGTTTACCTTAATTACTCAGAAACCACTAATGCTTTGGCGAATGGTCAAATCGATGTGGGTTTCATTGTTGGTGGTCAAGGTGTTGGCGCGGTAACACAGATTGCGTTAACTCACGACGTTAAGGTGATTTCTATCTCTGAAGAAGAGAGTGCTAACTTCATGAGACAATATCCAGCCTACAGTGCTTACGACATTCCAGCAGGTGTTTACAATAAGGTTGATCCAGTATCGACACTTAGTGTGTGGAACGTATTGGTGGTTAATGCCAACATGAGTGATGACATGGCTTACAATCTGACTAAAGCCGCTTTTGAGAACATCGGTGATATTCGTAAAGTCGTGAAAATGGCTGAAATGACCACACCAGAGAATGCTTCTCGACTGCAAGGCGTACCGATTCATGCTGGTGCTCAGAAGTACCTAGATTCGGTAAGCAAGTAA
- the ompW gene encoding outer membrane protein OmpW: MKKTVCGIAVVAALMSTSAFAHKEGDFIIRAGAAIVSPNDSSGDVLETSGSKFGVDSNTQLGLTFGYMFTDNISLEILAATPFSHTISTNHGGLGDIAETKHLPPTLMVQYYFGEANSKFRPYVGAGINYTVFFDEELNGAAKDAGLSDLSLDDSWGLAANVGMDYMINDDWFLNASVWYADIDTTAKYKAGGKQYSTDVDIDPWVFMIGGGYNF; the protein is encoded by the coding sequence ATGAAAAAAACAGTATGTGGTATTGCGGTTGTTGCGGCTCTTATGTCAACTAGTGCTTTTGCTCATAAAGAAGGTGATTTCATCATCCGTGCTGGTGCCGCAATAGTGTCTCCTAACGATAGCAGTGGAGATGTTTTGGAGACATCGGGTTCAAAATTTGGTGTGGATTCAAACACCCAACTTGGATTGACATTTGGCTACATGTTTACAGACAACATCAGTCTCGAGATTCTTGCAGCGACGCCGTTCTCCCATACAATTTCTACAAACCATGGTGGTTTAGGTGATATCGCCGAGACAAAACATTTACCACCAACGTTGATGGTTCAGTACTACTTCGGCGAAGCAAACAGCAAGTTCCGTCCTTACGTAGGTGCTGGTATTAACTACACCGTATTCTTTGACGAAGAGCTTAATGGTGCGGCTAAAGATGCTGGTTTAAGTGACTTGTCCCTTGATGATTCGTGGGGACTGGCTGCGAATGTTGGTATGGATTACATGATCAACGACGACTGGTTTTTAAACGCATCCGTCTGGTACGCAGACATCGATACTACAGCCAAGTACAAGGCTGGTGGGAAACAGTACTCAACAGACGTTGATATTGATCCATGGGTATTCATGATTGGTGGTGGTTACAACTTCTAA
- a CDS encoding TRAP transporter permease codes for MDITPDNQNASPQLLPYEKLVKTMGYLTLVVAVALSAFQIWQGVSSTISATYFRPIHLCWVLVLIFLHYPLISNRKNKLFIVGKLIDVILCAVVVFAGYRLWIFDYNDINHLFYGLQFADMFAGSALLVLLLEGCRRTVGWVMVLIAVLFLAYSAFGDMLPSGFSIKAYTLQELIQFQIYSANGVFGSALGIAATTVFIFVLFGAFLEVTGAGKFFIDLAFSIAGKYRGGPAKAAVLASAGLGSISGSAIANTVTTGSITIPMMKKLGYKPEQAAGIEAAASTGGQIMPPIMGAGAFVMAQFTGVPYSEIMIASIAPAILYFFCTLLYVHLMACKLNLKAVSRTEAVISVMKDGAHHLIPLILITALLMMAYSPLLVGVAGCSAILLTAALRKHSRIGLKKFIEGMKNGALMALPISAACGAAGIIVGVVGQTGIGLQFTQFVMDFSGGYMLIALGLISLVALILGMGLPVTAAYIVLAVMAVPMLSDFGLPLLTAHLIVFWLSQTSNVTPPIALAAFAGAGVANANPMKSSVEAFKLAGGLFIIPIMMAYTSLVNPDDGMPALLLSIVQTLTIIVAIAIAIEGYLIRSLSMVERLAALLAIPLLLLNPFGLGPLGIVIIVALIVIQWRGREVAKQA; via the coding sequence ATGGATATTACCCCTGATAATCAAAATGCGTCACCCCAACTATTACCCTATGAAAAACTCGTGAAAACAATGGGCTATTTGACTTTAGTTGTTGCAGTAGCACTGTCGGCTTTTCAGATATGGCAAGGCGTGAGTTCAACGATCTCGGCAACCTATTTTAGACCCATCCACTTGTGTTGGGTATTGGTATTGATCTTCCTTCACTACCCATTGATCTCTAACCGAAAGAATAAGCTCTTTATTGTGGGCAAGCTGATCGATGTGATCTTGTGTGCCGTGGTGGTGTTTGCTGGCTACCGTTTATGGATATTCGATTACAACGACATCAATCATCTGTTTTATGGCCTTCAATTTGCTGACATGTTTGCTGGTAGTGCTTTGTTGGTACTGCTGCTAGAAGGATGCCGACGTACTGTTGGTTGGGTGATGGTGTTAATCGCAGTGTTGTTCCTTGCGTATAGCGCGTTCGGTGACATGCTGCCAAGTGGTTTTTCTATTAAGGCTTACACGCTACAAGAGCTGATTCAGTTCCAGATTTACTCCGCTAATGGTGTATTTGGTTCTGCGTTAGGGATCGCCGCGACAACGGTATTCATCTTTGTGTTGTTTGGTGCATTTCTAGAGGTGACCGGAGCCGGTAAATTCTTTATTGATCTCGCATTCTCAATCGCCGGTAAATACCGTGGCGGCCCTGCGAAAGCCGCGGTATTGGCATCGGCAGGTTTGGGTTCTATTTCTGGTTCTGCGATAGCGAATACGGTGACCACAGGCTCAATTACTATCCCTATGATGAAGAAGCTCGGTTATAAACCAGAGCAAGCCGCAGGTATTGAAGCTGCCGCCTCTACGGGTGGGCAAATTATGCCACCAATTATGGGGGCTGGTGCGTTCGTGATGGCGCAATTTACTGGTGTGCCTTACAGCGAAATCATGATCGCATCGATTGCTCCTGCTATTTTATACTTTTTCTGTACTTTGCTTTACGTCCATCTAATGGCGTGCAAGTTGAACCTCAAAGCTGTAAGCAGAACAGAAGCCGTGATTTCGGTGATGAAAGATGGCGCTCACCACCTGATTCCGTTGATCTTGATAACGGCACTCTTAATGATGGCTTACTCACCGTTGCTAGTTGGTGTTGCGGGTTGTAGTGCAATTCTACTAACCGCGGCGCTGCGTAAACACAGTCGAATCGGATTGAAGAAGTTCATTGAAGGGATGAAAAATGGTGCACTGATGGCGTTGCCGATTTCTGCAGCGTGTGGTGCGGCGGGCATTATTGTTGGTGTGGTAGGGCAAACAGGAATCGGTTTGCAGTTTACTCAGTTTGTGATGGACTTCTCTGGTGGCTACATGCTTATTGCATTGGGCTTAATCAGTTTAGTGGCTTTAATTTTGGGTATGGGCTTACCTGTAACAGCGGCGTATATTGTGTTGGCGGTTATGGCTGTACCAATGCTAAGCGATTTTGGCTTACCATTGTTAACTGCTCACCTTATCGTATTTTGGCTGTCTCAAACCTCGAACGTAACGCCACCTATAGCCTTGGCTGCTTTTGCTGGGGCTGGTGTAGCGAATGCTAACCCAATGAAATCTTCGGTAGAAGCGTTCAAGTTGGCGGGTGGTCTGTTCATCATCCCAATTATGATGGCATACACAAGCCTTGTGAATCCTGACGACGGAATGCCAGCGTTGCTTTTGTCAATCGTCCAGACGCTGACTATTATTGTCGCGATAGCGATCGCAATTGAAGGGTATTTGATTCGTTCACTGAGCATGGTTGAGCGCTTAGCAGCATTACTTGCCATTCCATTATTGCTACTCAATCCATTCGGGCTAGGACCTTTGGGTATTGTAATTATTGTCGCACTGATTGTGATTCAATGGCGTGGTCGCGAGGTCGCAAAACAAGCCTAG